From the Mycobacterium noviomagense genome, the window TATGTCGGACGTTTCGTCGTGCATCATCGATGACCACGTCGCGCCGGGTCACCACCTGGCCAAAGGTGACGAACTCGGTTACTTCCAATACGGCGGTTCGACGTACTGCCTCGTCTTTCGCCCCGGCGCCATTGCCGACTTCGCCGTCGCGGCCCTTCCCCAACCGAACAATCCCAATGCGCCGCTGGTGCATGTCCGCTCGAAGCTCGCCATCGCCAACACCACGACATGAAGCGCAACGCTTCCGGATCATCGAAGCCGCTAGGCTTGGTGCTTGACGGCCTTCGCCGCCCCCGCACCTACCAGGAGCCATCACGTCAAGCACCCGACCCAACGCCCGGCAGTACATCGCATACGCGTACACGCACCGACGCCTTCCCGATTCGATGCGCGAGTGGGTCGCTCACGATCTAGCCGGTAAAGGAGCGGTCCGCCGGTTCATGGTCCGCGCAGCGATACCGCCGTTTGTGGTTCTCGCCCCGTTTTGGCTGCTGCCCGCCCAGAACGCGCTCTATGTGCACTTGGAGATGACGGTGCCGATTTATGTCTGGGCACTGCTGGTTTCGCTTGCGCTGAACAAGGTGTGGCGCCGCCACCGGCTGGCGCAGCACGGCCTGGACC encodes:
- a CDS encoding DUF5313 domain-containing protein, which gives rise to MTSSTRPNARQYIAYAYTHRRLPDSMREWVAHDLAGKGAVRRFMVRAAIPPFVVLAPFWLLPAQNALYVHLEMTVPIYVWALLVSLALNKVWRRHRLAQHGLDPNLVDAIRRQKDAKMHEDYIQRYGPRPQEAEWQANSNPFF